ttcatcGGTTTCATTCTTCACCAAGCCATGAAAAATCTCTATGAATAGCATCAACTAGGAGTAACTATGTTTGGTTCTAGGCCGCCCTGCTCCATGTAAGTCGACAAGTCTTCTGCAGTATCAGTCTgctaacaaatactccctccataaagaaatataagagcatttaaatcactactttagtgatctaaacgctcttatatttttttacagagggaATATAATTCATCAACATGTTAATTAGTCTACATGTCAGAATCCATTCTCTCCATGCCCTACTTAACTTGCTCTTTGCAGAATTCATATACTATGTATCGCATGTAAAAAAATATGTTTATGCAGAAGATTTTTTTTCCTGATGATtatacgtgcattgcacgtgcacgcttactagtaaagaaaaaacaaaaggactTTTTTGTAAAAAGCCTGCGACGGTGAACCTgaagactcaatccgtgctttattattagggaaagataaaaTGAAGAGGGGGAAACCCCTTTTGTTTCAACAAAAAATGCCGTTCCCTGAACGGAAAAAAAATTAGGGAAACGTTTAAAAACGTCCGGATGATTTCTGGAAAGAAATCAGCCGCATGGATCGTGCGACGCGCGTCCTTGTTGGGCCCGTGCACCGACCAGCCTTATCTAGACTCAACGGCAGCCACACGTTCTATTCCGTACCCGAGCGACCTTATCGATCCCCTTCGTCTCCAACCTGCGCCTCCTTCTCTCACAATCTTCGCGTTGATCTCGTCGGAGCAACCAGGGACGGCATTGCAGCCCCCAAAAAACCAACGACATGCAGTAGCCCAGCAGACGGCGACCTGTAGCATTCGCGCGCGGCCCTGCTGCGGACGGTGTTGCCGAGCGCCGCGAGCGGGAGCGCCTGGTGCGCCGCCGTTGTTGCAGAGCACGCCAGAGAATCGCGTGCGCCCGCCGGTGCTGCGTTGGAGCATCACCGACACTGCAACGACGACCGCGACGGCCATGGCGTTTGCAACTCCGgcgctgcaatggagcttcgccggtgCTGCGAGCCTGCGACGACGACCATGGCGGGCCGGCCATGGCGTTACAACGGAGCTTCGCCGGTGCTACAATGACGACCGTGACGGGCCGGCCATGGCGTTGCAACGGAGCTTCGCCGGTGCTACGACGACGGCCGCGACGGGACGGCCATGGCGTTGCAATGGAGTTTCGCCGGCTGCCTTGGAGCTTTACCACAGgcgctgcaatggagcttcgccggggCTGCAATGGAGCACCACCGAAGCTTCCGGCTGCAATGGAGAACCACCAGGGCTGTGGAAGCTGTGACGGTGATGCAATGGAGATCGGCGGGGCTGCAATGGAGCATCACCAGTCGCCAACGGTGCTGCGTGGACGCGTTTGATGTTGCTGTGATCGAATGGCTACTAGCGCACGGATCAGACGGCTAACTAGCCGGATGATTTTCTAGAGAAATCATCCGATTGATTTGTAGCAGCCCCCAAAAAATTACACCTACAAAAGTCACGAATTGTAGCGTTTACATACTATTGATACTATCGTATTTGCTTGGAATACAGCATCAATCATTTTGTCCTGAAATTTTAAACATGAGTTTTATGCCAGATCATGTATGTTGCCAAAacgtttcaaaaatatttgactttttcatttttattttcaatttggatgcaCGCACACCCAGGTTCATGCTCGCGTAGCTAGTACTGTATCTCGGTAGCCTATCATGCTGTTACCAACACTAGCAAATTGTTCGTGCATTCCACGTCATTCAAATATATATAAAAAGCATAGAAAAATACATTCGGATATATATTTTTCTTTCCTAGAATCGTATTGGACAAGATCCAACTTGGTTCTTACCTCCAAATTGTTAGCATCAGATAAGCATGTGGATAGATGCTTCTAAAACACATGAGATGGTAGAGTTGGGAGTTCAATTGGAAGGCCATGTGGCAAAATCCTATGTGTTGAAAACTTTATCCAACGGAGATAATGCTCGGATTTGCTATCTCTTGATCGTTGGATGGGCATATCCAACGACTAATATTTGAagctattggcacactatatagtggtatagatAAGAGAATTTGCAGAAACTTTACATAGCACCCAAAGCTTTTATTCACCCAGAGGATTATTCAGCCACCCTCCTGTATGAAATTTATGGTAGCCTGGCATACTTATAGAACAATCCGACGGCTTTCAGCACACAACTTATACAGCAATCTCAGACTGCAACAGCTGAAAAGAATTGGACAACTGATTCTACACACAGCTAATTTTGTGGGCAGTTTCTCAGAATCCGATTCTCCAGAATCGGCAGCTGAAAAGAACTAACCGATACCCTAGGGAACTCATCCATCAAAGTCTTGATTTTGCTGAGGAACCCATAACGATCATCACTTTACCGACCGCTTTCCTATCTCTCAAGTCAGCAAAAGCGAGATGGGCCTGTAAAATTTTCAAAAGTTATACGGTAAATCTCCACATATTGGAAGATGGTACATGCAATCTTGGATTCGATCCAAGAACTGTTTAAGAGCTTCAATATATGAGTATAACTACTACTCTGCTAAGAGCATGACCACCGACCACCTACATTTCTGCTAAGGATGGCCTGATATACATTTACCAGAAATAAAGTGATGAAAACCATGACGTTAGGTCAAATTATGCTGGTAGAATTTTCATGTTAGAAACAAAACATTAATGTTGACGCATAGACACGGAGAAGTGGTGTTCTCTTAGATAGTTCCAGCAGCCTAGCACACAAACAGAAATACTATGAATTTGTAAGCACCAAAATGATAGCAATGTAATGAATATAGATAGGCGACATGGCAGTCAAATGGTGTAAACAATGCAATTACAATTTATCCAACCATAGTTCACAAAACGTCCTTAGACACCATAAAATTCTGACATGAGGATATGTTAAGGTATGCAGAGGCAAGCACCACAGGTAGTTCATGTAATACATGACTAAATGAGAAATACCAGCCTGCTGCAACTATTGTGAAGTTTATTAATGTCGCTTACCTCAGCGAGCCTGTAGGTCTGTGAAAGTTTAACTGTTATCAAACCCTTTGAAAGCCATGACAGGAGTTCGTTAAGTGAGTCAATGAGTACTGCTGGCCGGTGAGTTAAGTAGCTTCCCCAGTACAGACCATGAATTGTCCAGTTCTGAAACATCACACCACAattagctagtactccctccgttccaaattactcgttgcagaaatggatgtatctagaactaaacagatacatccatacctgcgacaagtaattcggaacggagggagtagtattctgCAGAAAGCAGTTCTATCACTATTCAGTATCCTTACTATGTAAGCTCCTTTCTAGTGTTGTAACGTCTAAATATACTGAATTCCGAATATTGCCATCTTATAATCTAGTGTTATCAACTAACTTGCTGAAATAAATACAACTTCACATTGACTGATCGTATTGCAATATCTTGCATGTATGATTTTGATATGAACTTATAGGATTGCATCCATGGTACTGACTGATGGATTCTCAAATTATTTTCAATATGATGTTGCAGGAATCAACAGACCTGAGTGGTGTGTCTCTTCTTTAGCAAGCTAAAGTTTGTCATGGCGAATGCCTATTCTAGGTATATGTAGTAGGCCCTTCTGATTCTAGCAATGCAGTAAAAAGACCAATACACAGAGCAGTTAAGATAAATACTGAAAGCCAACATTGAGTCAATTCCACATATAAAGCAGAAGACCTTAACCTTCATGTCTCAATACACCAGTATACCTTAATAAGTGCAATATTAGCTCGAATAACTGGAACATCCCCACTAGCAAATCCAATGAGCAGAATATGTGCACCCCAATTGAGAAGTTTCAAGCTATCTTGAGTAAGCTTGCCACCAACAGGGTCATATAAAACATCGACACCTTTGAGACCACTAGTCTTTAAAAAGGACTTGGCACTCTCAATAACATTCTCCTTGCTTGAGTCAATCACATGATCGGCTCCTATTGACTTGAGATACTGCAATTTCTCAACTCCCCTGAACTCAATACGAATAATATTTATGGACCGGAAAAAATAGTCAAATATGAAGTAACATAACAACAACCTATGTTGACCCAGAATACATAACAAGGATCCAAGAATTTAATTTGTTGTGCTAAACAGCTAATAATCACCTGGCAACTGCAATGACAATAGCACCGCAAACTTTTCCTATCTGTACAGCTGATACCCCAACACCGCCGGCAGCACCAAGTACAAGTAGCACCTGAGATTACAACTTAGATTAGTGTGAATCACCAAAGCCTAGGGGTACAGCAGATAAATGCATAACGCATACTGTACTCTTTTTTTGTTGGGGTATATACATGCTTAATATATAATTTTCCCCTAAATATTAAGAGAACCTGCATATACAATTAACATCCTTCACTGCAGGTCTTTATATATGTGCATATTAACAGTAGGCAATATAGTAGTTCCATCAACTAGAATGCAAAATCCCCccgcaaaaaataataataatatctcCTACCACCGTGCAACTTCCCTTCTCCCCTTGCCATCACAATACGAGACAATGCAACATAACCATGTACAGTTATGATCTGGTTGATGAATGTATGATTGAACTTTCAGAAGTGTATCTAGTTGCTGAATCTATTTTTGCCAACTGGAATGCTGCAATCCTAGAGTTGCTATGTTTGTGTTACAACCAGAGGCAGTATGGTCTGTTTGCTTCCATACTACACTGTTTGTGTTTTGGGAACAGACCTGCTATCTAACAGCTTTCATGAATCATTAATTAGAGCAGATCCCTAGTTAAGTGCATCCTTGAAGAGTCAAGAGTATGGAGCTGCAAAATGAGGATTCAGAGCTTATACGGAATAGTCCATAAATAAACGTGTGAGCAAAATTGATCTTTTGCATAGGCCATCAGAGATATTACTGTTTATCCCATAACATAGTCTGTACAAAAGTGAtaccaaaaattcaaagtcatttgaagagAACACATCACCCCATTTACAGCCAATTTGAGGCCTAAAAGTGACCAACCATGGAAGTCGAAAACTTTCAAATGGAACTTTAAAAACTTAAGGCTTAAAGGGAACGACTTCCAAGGTTGAAGACCAAGAAATGACGTTGGCCTCTTACAACGGCTAGGATTAGGACTAACGTACGAGCAGAATCTGGGAGTCCACATATCGCAACTTCCTAGGAATTGGAGTGTTACCCGACTCAATTCATATTCAGATGCACCAATGTTTATAATTCGTAATCCGAGTAGAATTTGAACCAATGTGAATGCATAGTTAGAATTTGATTCAGTACACCTCCAAATAAATGACCAATTAAGAATGCCACATAAAAGAATGTGCAGTGCATATCATATACATATAGAATTACATATAAAAAATGTTCAATAGATATCAGATAGAATGACACATAAATAATGTCAGAAGCAAATGGGGAGCCCACCTGACCAGCCTTTAGTTGAGCTCTGTGGGCAAGGGCCAAATGTGATGTACCAAATGCAACAGGTAATGCTCCAGCAGCGACGAGGTCACATCCATCAGGGACTGCGTACCTGGAACACCATAAAATGGTACCGATTTAACAGTAAAACTCACCACAATAACTAGAAGGTTTTGCTATTTTAAAGTTGCCTCGTTTTAAGCTGATTTTTCTATAGATTGTAATACATTTGGTCCTTTGCTAAGTCTATGCTATCTGATTCGCACCAAATGCTAACGCATTGAACCAAATACTTTGAGCGTCCATCTAAGAAGAAAATATCTGTGTAGATCAAACAACCGGAAGCTAACACAGAGTAACTAGCTACAGAAATTGGAAACCAGGAGAGGGGGAACAAACTCACAGTGCCTTCTCGTCGGCGACGACAAACTCGGCGAAGGACCCGACGCTAGCGAGGGAGCAGACGCGGTCGCCGGGGCGGAATCTGCGCACGCCGGGGCCGACGGCGTCGACGACGCCGGCGTAGTCGGACCCCGGGACGTAGGGCAGCGGGGGGCGCTCCTGGTACTTGCCCTGCACTTGCAGGAACGTCGCGAAATTGAGGCTGGTTGCCGCCACGCGCACCCGCACGGAGGTCGGGGAGGAGAGTTCCGGAATCGGCCGGTCACCGGAGACCGCCGCAAACGGCGAGTCCTCGCCGCCGGGCGGCAGCGTGGGATCGCCAAGCTTCCGCACCACGAGCGCCTCCATTTCCTAGGTTGGGGTTTGGACTCTGGAGGAGGTTCGGATTTGGACGGAGACGCCGAGAAGAGAAGGCTTGACTCTCCACCAACCGGTTTGTACAGCGGTGGAAGGTTGCGTACACTCGAAAGGGTTACTCTAATCTCTGGACAAATGCACCCACATGAACAGTAAATTTCGAAACAActgtaataaaaaaataaaaaatggaacaTCAACAAAGTGTTCAAACATCCTGCAGAATTTCGCCACCAAAAAACATCCATACTGGTATGTGCCATAAAACAGAAAAATAAGTACCCCTGTGTGTTTTGAGCTCCGCTTTTTTTAGATACCTCCACAGACGTCTTTTCTAGTTGAATTGTCACAAAATGTTAGAAAATATATTAACGTTCATCCATAAAAATggtttttaaaattttgtttactatttttttgaattttactgTTTCTGCAGATGTATTTGAGTTTTGAGCTGATCCATGTCGTGTCACTAGCAGTTTTGCATTGTAAAAACGAACCAGGGCCCACATGTATTGATGGCACCGTGGACAGCACGATACTTGTCACCTGCATGTGGGCCTGGCACCGAATACCCATCGACCATCTGACAAAGAAGACTCACAGGTCAAGCAAAGTCGTCAACAGAACTTGATTTGGATATGGAGTTTTGCCCCGGGTGCATATGTGCTCAAATGAACAGTAAATTTTAAAAAATCCGAAACTTTTTTGGCAAACATTATTGAATGTTTCACATGTGTGCAAAGTTTCATGATGAAAAAACATTTTCAATGCTCTCGATAAAGATACAAAATTGATGCTACAAATCTACTGTTTTTGGAAATATTTTGAAGCGTTGCTTTTTTTTCACCGGCTCACCACCAACTTCATTCCATCACAAAACTTTGGACGCAGGTGAAACATTcaataatgtttgccacaaaaaAAGCTTATCTTTGAATTTTGGTGTTTATCATgagtgcatatgcacctaggagcagAAGGACGCCTTCGCTCGATCCATTTCCTCAAAAGAAAACTCAATCTTAATTTTTATTATTATATAAAAATACCAAACAATAGCATTCTATCAAGGTTATCATCTGGATTTGAGTCGCCAAAGAGTATGAAGTGCACTTTAAAAATGAGGCCATATTAGGAGCATTGTTTTGGAGCACGATCCAAAGCCAACCACCGCACAGGGTGGATGTTGCACCCCTCCCTTCTCATCTGTTTTCGTGCCTCTTTCATCTCCTACCAATGGTGTAGTCGCCATACCAATTGCACATTCACTTATCATCGGAAAATGGACCCATTAATGGCCATCGTTGAGGGAGTCttcgactaaggggtcctcgggcgtccggcctgttgaacatgggccggactgatgggctgtgaagatacaagatcgaaggctctctcctgtgtccggatgggactctccttggcgtgaaaggcaagcttggcgaccaaatatgaagatttccttctctataaccgacttgatgtaaccctagatccctccggtgtctatataaaccggagggcttagtccggatgaCATATATACAATCGTAGTtaaacaggctagacttctagggtttagccactacgatctcgtggtagatcaactcttgtaacactcatattcatcaagatcaatcaagcaggaagtagcgtattacctccatagagagggcccgaacctgggtaaacattgtggcccccgtctcctattaccatcgaccttaaacgcacagttcgggaccccctacctgagatccgccagttttgaaaccgacattggtgttttcattgagagttccactgtgccgtcctcaaaaggtttgatggctccttcaatcatccataacaatgctgtccaaggagaagtctttctgccaggacagatcttcgtgttcggcggcttcgcactgcgggccaactcgcttggccatctagagcagatcgatagctacgcccctggccgtcaggtcaaattTGGGATCTTGAACTACGTAGCGGATATCCGCGAaggcttgatcttcgacggattcgagaccacgacagTCGCTCCCCTTCACCataatgaacatgacttaaatttgtcatagggccatacccaggaaattgcacTTGTAGCCGCTCTAGCCTTAGATCCGGAGTAgatcgcgccatccaaggacgggaagctcaaccccgccacggaagtcgTAGACTCCGCGGcactggagccgcacacagacctaacctctgGTGATATctatgtcaccggaacctcggactcgtttccggctataagttccgaaccatgtgcgtccgcatACGTCAAGCTGGACCAGTCATTGATCGTCGAATTCAGcgtcgcggacatcttccagcactcacctttaggcgacgtgctgaactcattaaaaaatctatccttagagggggactcacagccgaactatatctggttcgaactggaggctgatgacggggaatttcgcttcccatccgccacccacttcatagccactgtcgaggacttaaccgacatgctcgattatggctctgaagacatcgacggtatggatgatgatgcagattaggagcatggccaaaacccgccattcaccgaacgctggacggccacttcctcgtacgatgtgtacatggtgatacacctaaagaaactaacgacGACGACAAATAAGATCCAAtcaaggataaacctcctgagacatagCCTAAGCGTCGACGTAAGCGACGCCGTTCTAAGTCGCGTCGtgcaaaagatagcaataccggcaccggagaaaataatattccggacgatgccgaagacaatgaagaccctgttgaggcaacttccgaacatgaggaacaggaaaacgggctagttagccctgatgaacaggccatacacaaTGACTCAGAGGACAacaattatcttccgctctccgaggatgaggtgagcctcggcaacgaggatttcatcatgcctgaggaacctctcgagcaggagcgcttcaagcgccagctaatagccactgcaaggagcctgaaaaagaagcagtggcagcttcaagctgaccaagatctgctcaacgatagatggactgatgtcctggcagccgaagagtaCGGTCTCAAGCGCCtggccaagagttacccgaagcgcaaattgctaactcagttcgatgaggaggcgccggagcccgtACCTCTCTCGTGCAATGCGGTCGACCGACCACCATGCGGTCGGgtcaatgcggctgaccgaccactacgcggtcgggataaagtggcaactcaagccgaacagcagcccgccccacctTAACGTAAAAACAGAGATAAaatagctcggggatatacatatgaccttcggcagaacctggacagtagagcaggacatacaagatcgatctacagattgcgaggacgtgcctcgacacgtgacgacggctatctattcggacgttacaaacctagtcacgccggggccgaaaaccgcagacggactccattgtAGCTACGTcacgatgtggcccgatatagagacGTCGCACATCCTCTtcgcttcactgacgaagtaatggatcatgaattcccagaagggtttaaacccgtaagtatcgaatcatacgatggaacaactgatcccgcggtatggatcaaggattttattctccacatccatatggcccgcggagatgaccttcacgccataaaatacctcccactaaaactcaaagggccagctcggcactggttaaacagtctgcctgaaaattctattagcagctcggaggacttggaagaagccttccttgacaacttccaaggtacatatgtccggccaccagatgccgatgacttaagtcacatagttcaacagcctggagagtcagccaggaaattctggactaggttcctaactaaaaagaaccagatcgtcgactgtcctgatgccgaagccctagcggcctttaaacatagcatccacgacgaatggctcgcccgtcacctcggccaagaaaagttgaagtccatggcaaccctcacagcactcatgacccgcttttgcgcgggtgaggatagttggttggcccgtagcaaaaacacggCAAGCGAAACGGGCACCTCCGAGGtaaaaaatagcaacggcaagctacgacgcagcagacacaaacgccgaagcaatggtgacaacatcgatgacacgacagtcaacgccggattcagtggctccaagtccggtcagcgaaaaAGTCGTATAAAATAAACAagcagggaccatccagcttggaccgcatactcgatcgcccgtgccagatccatggcagcccagacaaaccagccaatcataccaacagagattgttgggtttttaaacaggccggcaagttaaacgccgagaacaaggaaaagggatcgcaaagcaaggacgatgatgaggagccctggcaaccgaacacagggggatagaagaagtttccccctcgggtcaaaacggtgaacatgatatatgctacacacatccccaagagggagcgcaagcgcgcgctcagggacgtctacgcgatagaaccagtcgccccaaaattcaaaccATGGTCGTCATACCCGCTCacctttgatcgccgggatcatctgaccagtatccgtcatggcggttcagccgcgctggtcctagacccaatcattgatggatttcacctgatgcgagtcctcatggacggtggtagcagcctcaatctgctctatcagggcacagtgcgcaaaatgggcattaatccatcacggatcaagcccacaaagactaccttgaaaggagtcataccaggtgtagaggcccgctgcacgggctcaatcacactagaggttgtctttggatctccggacaacttctaaagcgaagagttaatcttcgatatcgtccccttttgcagcggctatcatgcactgcttggacgaaccgcattcgcttgattcaatgcggtgccacactatgcttatctcaagctcaagatgcccggaccatgcgaCATCATAACAATCACTGGAAACACGGAACTCTCCcttcgtaccgaggagcacaccgcggccttagcagcagaagtacagagcggccttttcagagtccggactattctgcagcaggacagctcggctcgtcaagagctcgactagtaatttggcctccgtcccagtgccgatcaagtggcggcattcgtactgcgcgtacatcattacgcactcaaaataccatgggcatcgatggaggcatagctagctggtgatccacagtacggctcgaccgaccccggacacacacacacatactttcactttttcttttttcccttttcagGTTTCCTTTCCACAGGCCTCCTCTGATGGCCTGACTCGCGGTCATTttgaaggataaatacaccaaggcGGCAGGGAGCACGGACGTACTGGGAAATTCTTAGGTGGTCTCCTTAACGATCCCTCTACCTGtcttcaggacccacacgcagcttcCCCTTGGTTATGGCATATTAAATAGCCTTTTtccttatcgcactacttgtataaatatgctttgacgtattaatgAAATTATAATGGAAAAAGTTTACGGCCCAAATTGTGCGGCGCTAGCTTACTACactttcttcctttttctcttttttgataACTCTATCAAAtaacacccgtacactttggtacgtttcagttggccaggggcttcatagcgccccgcaatgcggcaacaaagtccgaacactttttatagtatagttcagcaccccgaatttagcactatatgcattggctccgaatcatgtctttggtcaatagttgggttgcccggctcctgtgcttactaccttacgttccgctatatcggctagggtagtaaagggagaactactacgattgtgccctggtttacccggctgagcacctccgtagagaaagccaaaaaccgactgtcatgatgtagcgagagccggtcggctcttcggaggtctcaaatcgttagagattttttccgcattatgcgaaggatcggtacttaccTCCTTCAAGGACACCTATAGCATCCTAGTtcagatactaggggctgcgcccacatttttattgtcaaacccctatggctaagtaagagtgctaaagccgcatagtccgattgcctggttcgttgcgctaaatacctccttcaaggaccaaacaattggatcaagagtgtttagattccatctcgaacaccctcgtactacctacgtgggggcagaagccgacgactggccaactctcagattttacataatacggccgcacaggaggtaattttttttcaaataacaaacattatattacatcatgactttgtttcatcatacaaggcagagacaacatgaatgtattcattcgaagataatgtcttgcgcacattgcgtcgccataatacgagacccctccaggacgtcttcgaAATACCACTCGGGCGTGCGgcgctccttgccctcaggcggcccctcggtcacaagcttgacggcgtccatcttcgcccaccagaccttgacgcgggcgaaggccatgtgcgcgccctcgatgcagaccgacggcttgacgacgtccagccgaggacaagcactcaccagccgcttcacgaggccgaagtagctgctaggtatagcttcggcaggccacagacgaattatcaaatccttcatggctagttcggccaccctatgcagctcgactagttgtttcagctga
Above is a window of Triticum aestivum cultivar Chinese Spring chromosome 6B, IWGSC CS RefSeq v2.1, whole genome shotgun sequence DNA encoding:
- the LOC123137710 gene encoding quinone oxidoreductase-like protein 2 homolog isoform X1 → MEALVVRKLGDPTLPPGGEDSPFAAVSGDRPIPELSSPTSVRVRVAATSLNFATFLQVQGKYQERPPLPYVPGSDYAGVVDAVGPGVRRFRPGDRVCSLASVGSFAEFVVADEKALYAVPDGCDLVAAGALPVAFGTSHLALAHRAQLKAGQVLLVLGAAGGVGVSAVQIGKVCGAIVIAVARGVEKLQYLKSIGADHVIDSSKENVIESAKSFLKTSGLKGVDVLYDPVGGKLTQDSLKLLNWGAHILLIGFASGDVPVIRANIALIKNWTIHGLYWGSYLTHRPAVLIDSLNELLSWLSKGLITVKLSQTYRLAEAHLAFADLRDRKAVGKVMIVMGSSAKSRL
- the LOC123137710 gene encoding quinone oxidoreductase-like protein 2 homolog isoform X2, translated to MEALVVRKLGDPTLPPGGEDSPFAAVSGDRPIPELSSPTSVRVRVAATSLNFATFLQVQGKYQERPPLPYVPGSDYAGVVDAVGPGVRRFRPGDRVCSLASVGSFAEFVVADEKALYAVPDGCDLVAAGALPVAFGTSHLALAHRAQLKAGQVLLVLGAAGGVGVSAVQIGKVCGAIVIAVARGVEKLQYLKSIGADHVIDSSKENVIESAKSFLKTSGLKGVDVLYDPVGGKLTQDSLKLLNWGAHILLIGFASGDVPVIRANIALIKNQKGLLHIPRIGIRHDKL